ACGCCTGAGCACTCGTTACTTCATGAATGATGTGTCGGTCAATATAGATTAATGCTGTGCCATCCTTTTCCGTGCGCACAACATGATCCTCCCAGATTTTTTCATAGAGAGTCTTTGCTGTCATACCCTGTAAACTCCAGTTTTTGTGAATCGTTATAGTTAGATAAGTGGGGATTTTACCCACATAAGAATTTATATTAACAAATTTAATCTGGAAGAGTGTTAGAATAAATTATTTTCGTGAAAACGGGCAATTTTTCAACATTTTTGAACAAGTTTTGGAAGCATTTATGGGCAAAATTACAAATTTACCAACGTGGGTAATTAAGATTGGCAGTGCGATGATCACAAACGATGGCGAAGGCGTCGACGATGGGCGAATGGCGCTCTGGTGTGAGCAGATTGCCGAGCTTAAAAAGATGGGCATGAATGTGATTGTGGTCTCCTCAGGGGCAATTGCAATTGGCATGAACGATCTTGGTTGGAATGAGCGTCCGAAACTGTTAAATGAACTGCAAGCGGCGGCATCGGTGGGGCAAACAACCTTGATGAATGCGTGGAAGCGCGGGTTTTCTCAATTTGGGCTCAATGTTGGACAGATTTTGATTACCCATGAAGATGCGGCTGATCGTACTCGCTATCTTAATATTAAAGGGACGATCACAACGCTCTTAGAGCATGATCTTGTGCCTATTATTAATGAAAACGACACCATCTCTTTCGATGAGATTAAAATTGGCGATAACGATACGCTTGGTGCGCTTGTGACAAGCCTTGTGGATGCCGATCATTATGTGATTCTAACGGATCAAAAAGGGGTGTTTGATAGCGATCCGCGCAATAATCCTGAGGCAAAATTGATTGATGAAGCCAGTGCGTTTGATGAGCGTTTAGTTGAGATGGCATCGCCTGTCGGTGGGCGCTTGGGAACGGGCGGAATGTACACGAAAGTCACCGCGGCGCAGATGGCGGCAAAATCTGGTGCCGTTACCTATATTGCTAAAGGCGATGAGCCGGGGATTTTAATTGCGCTCGCAAAAGGTGAGGAAGCGGGCACAAAATTAACGCCAACCCGCGATACGATCGATGCGAAAAAGCGTTGGATGCTTAGCCAAAGACAGGTAAAAGGCACGCTTGTAGTCGATAAAGGCGCGGAAGAGGCGCTGATGGTGCATCACAAAAGTCTCTTGTCGGTGGGTGTAATCTCGGTAGATGGGATGTTTGAGCGGGGCGATGTTGTGGTGTGCGTTAATGAAGAGGGGAAAGTCTTAGGGCGCGGTCTTGCCAACTACAACTGTTTAGAAGCGCAAAAAATTATGAAGGCCCATTCCGATGAGATTGCACAAAAACTGGGCTTTATGATCTCCGATGAGATGATTCATCGCAATAATTGGATTGAAATACAATAAATCGCCCCCATAATGAGCGAATAGAGTGAAATTAATCGTAAAAATACGATAGAATAACGGCAGTTTATTACGGATAAGAATAGAATTTTATTAAGAAAAGGCAGCGAATGTTTACTGGATTAATACGAAAAATAATAGGCACACGCAATGATCGCTTAATTAAAGAAGCGAATCAGCAAGTACGAAAAATTAACGCGCTCGAAGAGACCATGAAAGCGATGAGCGATGAGGAGCTTCAAGGTCAAACCGCTCTTTTTCGTGAACGTTTGAAAAATGGTGAGCCATTAGATAATTTATTGCCCGAAGCATTCGCGACCATGCGTGAAGCGAGCTCTCGCGTTCTTGGCATGCGCCATTACGATGTGCAGATGATCGGGGGGATTACCCTGCATCACGGCCGCATCGCAGAGATGAGAACCGGGGAAGGTAAAACGCTTGTGGCAACACTTGCGGTCTATCTTAATGCGTTAACGGGCAAAGGCGTTCATGTGGTTACTGTGAACGATTATCTTGCTCGCCGTGACGCGGAGTGGATGGGGCGCGTCTATAATTTCTTAGGGCTTTCGGTCGGCGTTGTCTATTCGGGCCAATCGCAAGAAGAGAAAAAAGCAGCCTACCAAGCGGACATTGCTTACTGTACCAATAACGAGCTTGGCTTTGATTATCTCCGCGATAATATGGTCTATTCGCTTGAGCAAAAAGTACAGCGTCCCCATTATTTTGCTGTGATTGACGAGGTGGACTCGATCTTAATTGACGAGGCGCGTACACCGTTAATTATCTCAGGCCCGGTTGAGGGTTCAGAAGAGCTCTATATCGCCATTGATAAATTGGTTCCTTATTTAGATAAACCCGATGAAGACGGTCCTGTTGATTTTGAGATCAATGAAAAAGATCGTCAGGTCACCTTAACGGAAGTAGGGCATGAAAAGATCGAAGGGCTCTTAATTGAAGCGGGTCTTTTAAATGAAGGTGAGAGCCTTTATGACAATCAAAACTTACGCCTCTATCATCATTTGGATAACTGTCTACGCGCGCATTATCTCTTCCATCGTGACGTGGACTATATCGTTGCCGGTGGCGAGATAGTAATCGTTGACGAACATACCGGTCGTACACTTAAAGGGCGCCGCTGGTCTGATGGGCTTCACCAAGCGATCGAAGTCAAAGAGAGCGTTGAGGTGAAACCTGAGAACCAAACGCTTGCATCAATCACCTTCCAGAACTATTTCCGTATCTATGAAAAACTCTCGGGAATGACGGGAACGGCCGATACTGAAGCGCCAGAATTCCTTGATATTTATGGGCTTGAAGTGGTGGTGATTCCGACGAATCGTCCGATCCAACGGAAAGACCTGCCTGACCGTATCTATCTCACTCAAGATGATAAATATAGTGCGATTTTACGCGACATTGCCGAGTGTCATGAAAAAGGGCAACCGGTACTCGTTGGTACTGCATCCGTTGAGGTTTCTGAGCTTATTTCAGGATTATTAACCCAAGCAGCCGTGCCGCATGAAGTCTTAAACGCAAAACAGCATGAGCGTGAAGCGTACATTGTTGGTAAAGCGGGGATGCCGGGCGCGATCACGATTGCCACCAATATGGCGGGCCGTGGTACGGACATTGTGCTTGGCGGAAACTTTGAGATGGAATTAGAAGGCCATCCCGATGCGACAGAGGCAGAGATTGCAGAATTACGCGCTGAGTGGCAAAAACGTCACGATCTTGTGCTTGAGCTTGGCGGACTTCACATTGTGGGAACCGAGCGCCATGAATCACGCCGAATCGACAATCAGCTTCGCGGCCGTGCAGGGCGACAAGGGGATGCGGGATCTTCGCGTTTCTATCTCTCGCTTGAAGACCATCTCTTACGCATCTTTACCTCACCGCGCGCCTACCAAATGATGAAAAATCTAGGGCTTCGTGATGGGGAGCATTTAGAACATAAATGGATTAACCGCACAATCGAAAACGCGCAACGTAAAGTGGAAGGTCATAACTACGAAATTCGTAAAAACCTTCTCCAATACGATGACGTGGCGAACGATCAACGTAAAATCATCTATCAACAACGTGATGATCTATTAGCAGCTGAAAATGTGTCGAGCGTTGTGGATATGATGCGTCAAGAAGTGCTTGGCGATGTGGTTGAAAAATATATTCCTGCGCAGAGCTATTTTGAGCAGTGGGATTTAGAGGGCTTGGAAGCAGATCTGTTACAAAACTTCAATACCGATATTGATCTTAAAGCGATGCTTAAAGAGAATCCTGAGATTAGTGGTGAAGAGATTGCGGGTGCGGTGATTGAGCGTAACGCAGAAATCTATAATGAAAAACTTGCGTTAGTTGATCGTACCAACTTTAGTCATTTTGAGAAGAGCGTAATGCTTGAGATTCTCGATAATGAGTGGAAGCGTCATCTCGCGGCGATGGATTATCTCCGTCAAGGGATTCAGCTTCGTGCCTATGGTCAACGCCGTCCTGAGCATGAATATAAGAAAGAATCTTTTGAACTCTTTGTTTTAATGCTCGATGAAATCAACAAGAAAACCCTTCAATTCTTAAGCCATATCCAGATCAAAATGGAGCCTGAGGTTGCTGAAGAAACTCCGGTTGAAATCGCGCCAAAAGAATCAGAAATGACCTACCTTCACGGCGATGAAGAGCTGAATGAATCAGAGGAGTTGAGTGATGAAGCGCTTAAATATGCCCACGTTGGCCGTAATGACGATTGTCCTTGCGGATCAGGCCGTAAATTTAAGCATTGTCACGGTCGCTTAAGTTAAGTCGCAAGCGTCGTAAAATGATTTAAAATAAAACCCATCGAAGTGTTAACGCCTCGATGGGTTTTTAGTGCCAGTTGTTGCTTGTTGTTTATTGCAGTGTCACACGTTCACATTGTCCGTAGAGCTCGGTAAGCTCACTCTTATTAAGCGCCGGAGCAATCACGTTTTTGGCATCATAATGAGGAAGCTCCTCAAGCGAAAGCGCTGTTTTTACCGACTCAAAACTAAACATTCCATAGCGCTGCGTCGCATCGTGATTGACAAATAATACCACCCAATCGACGATGGAGAAATGATCGGCAAGCCAATAGGGGCGCGGAGGAACGAGCGGTAATATCGTTTCACGATTTTCATACACCGGGATAATTCCGATCAAGGTTGAATCATCATCTTTGTTATGAAATTGCGGAATCGGATAGTCTGCCGGATGATTCTGGATTGCGTGTAGACGCTCATCAAAGGCATCTTGCGTTGTAATGGGATTGTCCGTTAATATCTCGCTCACCTTGATATCAACGGGTGTTCGCGCGCCGGGAACGTTGATAATATCGATCGATTCACTCGTCGCTTGATTTAACATCATCGAGAGCATATCCCGGCTATTTTTATAGAGAAACTCTGCTCGCTCATTAAGGTTGCTTAGCGAAATCGAGCCATTCCCCGTTTCAAATTGAGCAGTACCAAAATGATTGGCAATTCGCTCAATGAGACTTAAAAGGAGCGTCACATCATTGGTCGCTGAGGGCGTTGGCATAATGAGCGTCACGGCACTAAGTTCTTCCTCGAGCATTAAATAGATCCCGCGGGAGATCTCCGTAGGATCGAGGATCATAACCCCAAATTGCGCTTCATCATAGGCATTAATTTCAAGAAATACGCCATTAATGCTCTGCGTGCCGATCCAATATTGCCCACGGCAGAGCGTTTCGAGTGCCTCAAAGGTGAGCATTTTTTGGTTTTCGGAGCGGAGCGTTACAGTGAGCGTCATAGAGAGTCCTTTCGTCTAATTACGGTTAATCGGTGAGATTACAAAATGTTGCGTCGCCGTCATCAGATCGCGGTAGACCTGATTAAATTCACTTCCCTCAAAGAGGATGCTCATTCCGCAGTAACGGAAGAGCGTTGTGGCTAAAT
The window above is part of the Ignatzschineria sp. RMDPL8A genome. Proteins encoded here:
- the proB gene encoding glutamate 5-kinase — its product is MGKITNLPTWVIKIGSAMITNDGEGVDDGRMALWCEQIAELKKMGMNVIVVSSGAIAIGMNDLGWNERPKLLNELQAAASVGQTTLMNAWKRGFSQFGLNVGQILITHEDAADRTRYLNIKGTITTLLEHDLVPIINENDTISFDEIKIGDNDTLGALVTSLVDADHYVILTDQKGVFDSDPRNNPEAKLIDEASAFDERLVEMASPVGGRLGTGGMYTKVTAAQMAAKSGAVTYIAKGDEPGILIALAKGEEAGTKLTPTRDTIDAKKRWMLSQRQVKGTLVVDKGAEEALMVHHKSLLSVGVISVDGMFERGDVVVCVNEEGKVLGRGLANYNCLEAQKIMKAHSDEIAQKLGFMISDEMIHRNNWIEIQ
- the secA gene encoding preprotein translocase subunit SecA — its product is MFTGLIRKIIGTRNDRLIKEANQQVRKINALEETMKAMSDEELQGQTALFRERLKNGEPLDNLLPEAFATMREASSRVLGMRHYDVQMIGGITLHHGRIAEMRTGEGKTLVATLAVYLNALTGKGVHVVTVNDYLARRDAEWMGRVYNFLGLSVGVVYSGQSQEEKKAAYQADIAYCTNNELGFDYLRDNMVYSLEQKVQRPHYFAVIDEVDSILIDEARTPLIISGPVEGSEELYIAIDKLVPYLDKPDEDGPVDFEINEKDRQVTLTEVGHEKIEGLLIEAGLLNEGESLYDNQNLRLYHHLDNCLRAHYLFHRDVDYIVAGGEIVIVDEHTGRTLKGRRWSDGLHQAIEVKESVEVKPENQTLASITFQNYFRIYEKLSGMTGTADTEAPEFLDIYGLEVVVIPTNRPIQRKDLPDRIYLTQDDKYSAILRDIAECHEKGQPVLVGTASVEVSELISGLLTQAAVPHEVLNAKQHEREAYIVGKAGMPGAITIATNMAGRGTDIVLGGNFEMELEGHPDATEAEIAELRAEWQKRHDLVLELGGLHIVGTERHESRRIDNQLRGRAGRQGDAGSSRFYLSLEDHLLRIFTSPRAYQMMKNLGLRDGEHLEHKWINRTIENAQRKVEGHNYEIRKNLLQYDDVANDQRKIIYQQRDDLLAAENVSSVVDMMRQEVLGDVVEKYIPAQSYFEQWDLEGLEADLLQNFNTDIDLKAMLKENPEISGEEIAGAVIERNAEIYNEKLALVDRTNFSHFEKSVMLEILDNEWKRHLAAMDYLRQGIQLRAYGQRRPEHEYKKESFELFVLMLDEINKKTLQFLSHIQIKMEPEVAEETPVEIAPKESEMTYLHGDEELNESEELSDEALKYAHVGRNDDCPCGSGRKFKHCHGRLS